The Coregonus clupeaformis isolate EN_2021a chromosome 3, ASM2061545v1, whole genome shotgun sequence genome includes a region encoding these proteins:
- the LOC121542195 gene encoding polyribonucleotide 5'-hydroxyl-kinase Clp1-like, whose amino-acid sequence MTTEGPEKTGEEGVGAGAGVGGGGTRFDLEKETELRFEVEAGEKVQLELLTGLAEVFGSELNRNKKYTFGPGSKIAVFTWQGCSVSLSGKTEVAYVSKDTPMLLYLNAHTALEQMRRQAERDNEKGPRVMVVGPTDVGKSTVCRLLLSYAVRLGRRPTLVELDVGQSGVSVPGTMSALCIERPADVEEGYSVQAPLVYHFGSTTPGTNIKLYNKLTSCLADVFSQRCEVNRKASVGGCIINTCGWVKGSGYQALVHCASAFEVDVVLVLDQERLYNELKRDLPHFVRVVLLPKSGGVVERSKDCRREARDEKIREYFYGFRSASFFPHAFDVRFSDVRIYKIGAPSIPDSCLPLGMSQDDTQLKLVPVTPGRDLTHHVLSVSCADDGEEGAGGVRRGVLESPVCGFIVVTNVDTQAQVMTVLSPAPRPLPRHTLLIMDIRFIDLK is encoded by the exons ATGACGACTGAGGGCCCAGAGAAGACTGGTGAGGAGGGAGTGGGGGCTGGGGCTGGCGTTGGTGGCGGGGGGACGAGGTTTGACCTGGAGAAGGAGACCGAGCTGCGGTTCGAGGTGGAGGCTGGGGAGAAGGTGCAGCTGGAGCTGCTCACAGGATTGGCAGAGGTCTTTGGCTCTGAGCTCAACCGCAACAAGAAGTACACGTTTGGACCAGGGTCCAAGATTGCTGTGTTCACCTGGCAGGGCTGTAGTGTTTCTCTCTCGGGGAAGACAGAG GTGGCGTACGTATCAAAGGACACACCCATGCTGCTCTACCTGAACGCACACACTGCACTGGAACAGATGAGACGACAGGCGGAGAGAGACAACGAGAAGGGACCACGG GTAATGGTGGTGGGGCCTACAGATGTGGGGAAGTCGACGGTGTGCAGGCTGTTGCTGAGCTACGCTGTCAGGCTGGGCAGGAGGCCCACACTGGTGGAGCTGGATGTGGGCCAGAGTGGG GTGTCAGTCCCGGGCACAATGTCAGCGCTGTGTATTGAGCGTCCGGCTGACGTGGAGGAGGGGTACTCAGTACAGGCTCCACTGGTCTACCACTTTGGCTCCACCACTCCAGGAACCAACATCAAACTCTACAACAAG TTGACGTCGTGTCTGGCCGACGTGTTCTCCCAGCGCTGTGAGGTGAACAGGAAGGCCAGTGTGGGCGGCTGCATCATCAACACCTGTGGCTGGGTGAAGGGTTCTGGCTACCAGGCCCTGGTCCACTGTGCCTCAGCCTTCGAGGTGGATGTGGTTCTGGTGCTGGACCAGGAGAGGCTTTACAACGAGCTGAAGCGGGACCTACCGCACTTTGTCCGAGTTGTGCTGCTACCCAAATCCGGAGGGGTCGTGGAGCGCTCCAAAGACTGCCGGCGTGAAGCTCGGGACGAGAAGATCCGGGAGTACTTCTATGGTTTCCGCAGTGCCTCGTTCTTCCCTCACGCCTTCGACGTGCGCTTTTCTGATGTGCGCATCTACAAGATCGGAGCGCCTTCCATCCCGGACTCATGCCTGCCTCTAGGGATGTCGCAGGACGACACCCAGCTGAAGCTAGTCCCTGTGACCCCCGGTCGCGACCTCACACACCACGTGCTGAGTGTAAGCTGTGCCGATGACGGGGAGGAGGGGGCTGGAGGGGTGCGCAGGGGTGTGCTGGAGAGCCCGGTGTGTGGGTTCATTGTGGTGACTAACGTGGACACACAGGCACAGGTGATGACCGTGCTCTCGCCCGCCCCCAGACCCCTCCCCAGACACACACTGCTCATCATGGACATTCGCTTCATCGACCTCAAATAG